The genomic interval TCTCTTGGTGCAGGCTTGCCGTTTATGAGCCTCTGGGTCCTAGTGGCGGGTTTTCCGCAGACTTTGCATATTGCTGTCAAGCTTACAACTTTGTCTGCGTAGGCGAGCAACTTCATTGTTGTTTCGAAGGGTTCTCCCTTGAAGTCTAGGTTTAGAGCTGAGACAACTATCATTTTTTCTATGGCTAGCTTGTTGAGTTCCTCTGCCAGTATGGATGGGAAGAATTGTGCCTCATCTATCCCTATAACGTCATAGTTTATGGTTTCGCTGGCTATTCTTTTTACTCCTTCCTCGTCGGGAGGAACCACCAATGCGTTGATCTTTAGACCATTATGTGATATGACGCTTGATGGGTGATACCTCGTGTCTATTGTTGGCTTGTATATTACGACTCTTCTGCCAGCTATCATTTGTCTCTCGATTCGCCTTATAAGCTCTGTAGTTTTTCCCGAAAACATGGGACCAGTTATTACTACCAGCATCACAACTAGTATGATCCAACAAAATTTATGCAAATCCTTTAAAAATTAGGGAAAACCTCAATAAGTTTCCAGGTTTAGACCCAGGAGTCTTGCTACGCCGGATAGTTCCTCAGTGTGGTCGCCTAAAACCAGTGCGTAGTGGTTTCCAAAGCTCCTATCCAATATTACTCTAGGCTGTGAAAGTTTGACCTTTACTTGTGTCCTGCAGTGCCTGTTACTCCATGGAGACTCTAGAATTGTGCCTGTAAATATTCGGAGAGTTTCTAGGTTAGGATTAACCCTGTATACTGTGACTTTTTCGCCTACGGGAAATTTTACCATTATTCCGACACCCCTGCCACTCTCGAAGTGGGTCATTAGAGAGTAGGACGAGATGAGGGGGGCCGTGCAGTGGGCGAAGAGGACACTGTCTCCACTTATAATTGCGGGGTTAGCCATGAAGACTGGCTGACCAGTTGACCATTCGCCTAGAACCATAGAGACGAGGAGAGGAACGTCTCCCTCGCAGGCTACTGGAAAGCCCATGGTATTTAGAAGTGAAAGAGCGAGGCAAGCGGTGGTGTCCAGTTCCTTTATAATGTCGAAGCATTTAATGGTCAAGCCGTCGAGGCTTTTTTCAGCTATAACTTGCTTGATGGCTAGGTACAACCTGTAGGCTTTCTGTATCTCGGACACTGGTATCTTTACTTCAAGTGCATTTTCTATTATTTCCCTGGGCACTTCTACTTCAGAGACAGAGTTGTAGGTTTTGACTAGTTCCTCTAGGGGGACCTCAACGAGTCCCGCCCCTAATCTCTTGTGTAGTGTTTCTGGCTCAACCTTGCTGTAGACAAGCCATGGGCTAATGCCACCTATCAGTCCAAGCCTTGCAACCCTTATCTTTTCATATGTCTTTTCTATGCGTCCAAGTTTCTCCAATAATTCCTGGATCTGCTGGGTGCCTTCCAGCTTTGCGACAGAGACATCTTTACCATTGTTTTTCAGGTATCCAACAGCCTCTATGACTGCTGGCAGGCTGTTGTACTCCTCGATGTATAGCAGGTAAAGGAGCTTTGTCTTCTTGGCCAACGAGATTATTGTGTCCTCTGTTCCCCCCGTAGCTACGAGGACAACTCTTGTCAGACATTCCCTTGCGTTTTCTCCTGACGTCAGTACACCCTCGTATAAGGCTCCATCTAACTTTCGCAACACTGGAGCCAAATATTGTGACTCTAGCCTGTTGCCTTGTTCAACGCCAAGGCTAGAAGCCGCGATGCTTATGCAGGGCGACATGTGGAAAATATAGGGCTCAAACCTATAAAACTTTATTTGTCACGTGGGAATTTTCAAAAATTAGGTTGTCTTCGGTGCCTTCTGGAGAGCAACTCCTCCCATTAGCATTCCGATTTCCTCAAGTGTAAAGTCACTGGTTTTTCCTTGTGCTACAAGTTTGCCTTCGTACATCACGGCTATTCTGTCTGACAACTGGAGTATTTCCTCCAAGTCTGCTGACACAAGTAAAACTGCTTTGCCAGCATTTCTTGCTTCCAGTAAGAGCTCCCTCACATATAGAGTGGAGGCTATATCCAGGCCCTTCGTTGGGTGGACAGCCACTATAAGGGACGACTCTCTGCTGAGCTCACGCCCCACGAGGAGCTTTTGCCTGTTTCCGCCGCTTAGACTCTTTGCTGGAGCAATAATTCTTGGAGCAACGACATTAAACCTGGCTACTAGGTGTTCGGTATACTTTCTTACCTTCTCCCAGTCTATGCGGGACCCCTTTAGGAAAGAGGGCTCCCACTGACGGCCAATAATACTATTCTCCATGACCGTGAAGTCAAGTATCAACCCGTATCTCTCCCTGTCTCCCGGGATATGGGAGAGCCCACTCTTGTACATCTCTATAACGGACCTGTTTGTTACCTCTCTGCCATTTAGGTATACTTTGCCCTTTTCAATCTTCCTCAAGCCTGTAACAGCCTCGATCAACTCGTTTTGCCCGTTTCCCTCTACCCCAGCAATGCCAAAGACTTCGCCAGCCCTTACCTCGAAAGAGACCCCTTTAACCGCTGGAACTCCCATGTCGTTGTTTACCCATAACTCTTCGACTTTGAGAATGGTCTCTCCTGTAATGGTCATGCGCTCAAGATGTGTCAACGCTTCTAGGTCTACTTCTTTCCCTACCATTAGCTCGGCGAGTT from Thermofilum adornatum carries:
- a CDS encoding ABC transporter ATP-binding protein codes for the protein MKEPYVVMKDIHKTYPDGTVALRGVDLEIYPGEILGLLGENGAGKSTLMKILSGFIKPTKGEIYVEGKRVKFSSSRDALARGIAMVHQVFTLVPNMTALENIILGTGKGSEGVLQALTPLDFDFGRRQIEELTSKLGLKIPLDTPVESLSLGERQRIEIIKALSRGTKVLILDEPTTFLTPMEVSELFNFVKRFKEQGGSVVFITHKIKEALEITDRIVVLRKGAVAGQLKTGDATPEKLAELMVGKEVDLEALTHLERMTITGETILKVEELWVNNDMGVPAVKGVSFEVRAGEVFGIAGVEGNGQNELIEAVTGLRKIEKGKVYLNGREVTNRSVIEMYKSGLSHIPGDRERYGLILDFTVMENSIIGRQWEPSFLKGSRIDWEKVRKYTEHLVARFNVVAPRIIAPAKSLSGGNRQKLLVGRELSRESSLIVAVHPTKGLDIASTLYVRELLLEARNAGKAVLLVSADLEEILQLSDRIAVMYEGKLVAQGKTSDFTLEEIGMLMGGVALQKAPKTT
- a CDS encoding thymidine kinase, whose protein sequence is MLVVITGPMFSGKTTELIRRIERQMIAGRRVVIYKPTIDTRYHPSSVISHNGLKINALVVPPDEEGVKRIASETINYDVIGIDEAQFFPSILAEELNKLAIEKMIVVSALNLDFKGEPFETTMKLLAYADKVVSLTAICKVCGKPATRTQRLINGKPAPRDSPRVLVGGSETYEARCRKHHIVP